A genome region from Populus alba chromosome 5, ASM523922v2, whole genome shotgun sequence includes the following:
- the LOC118032296 gene encoding probable inactive ATP-dependent zinc metalloprotease FTSHI 4, chloroplastic, whose amino-acid sequence MKSLVSNSILQIPNSSLAIQFPHKLVFKTKLSFRDRHSLLFRNHKSLKFTAFAASSSNSVTSSSNSAQVAEEDPESTQLFEKLKEAERKRINKLEELDRKADIQLERNLVMASDWSRALLMMRGKLKGTEWDPENSHRIDFSDFLRLVNSNNVQFMEYANYGQNVSVILPYYKEAKKEGSEGNSNKEIIFRRHVVDRMPIDCWNDVWQKLHQQIVNVDVHNVNAVPAEVYSTVATAVIWAMRLALSIVLYLWIDNMTRPIYAKLIPCDLGKPSETVRQPLKRRALGSLGKSRAKFISAEETTGVTFDDFAGQEYIKRELQEIVRILKNDEEFQDKGIYCPKGVLLHGPPGTGKTLLAKAIAGEAGLPFFAANGTDFVEMFVGVAASRVKDLFASARSFAPSIIFIDEIDAIGSKRGGPDIGGGGAEREQGLLQILTEMDGFKEFTSQVLVIGATNRLDILDPALLRKGRFDKIVRVGLPSKDGRLAILKVHARNKFFQSEKERDTLLQEIAELTEDFTGAELQNILNEAGILTARKDLDYIGREELLEALKRQKGTFETGQEDSTEIPEELKLRLAYREAAVAILACYLPDPFRPFTETDINSITSQPNMRYAETAGRIFARKSDYVNSIVRACAPRVIEEEMFGINNMCWISAKATLEASRHAEFLILQTGMTAFGKAFYRKHNDLVPNLAAKLEALRDEYMRYAVDKCSSVLREYHSAVETITDILLEKGQIEASEIWDIYKRAPRIPQPAVNPVDEYGALIYAGRWGIHGITLPGRVTFAPGNVGFATFGAPRPMETQVVSDETWKLMDGIWDQRVQEIRSEASMEIEEDKERPQLLMASHFL is encoded by the exons ATGAAATCCCTCGTTTCGAATTCAATTCTTCAAATCCCAAATTCATCTCTAGCCATTCAATTCCCTCATAAGCTTGTTTTCAAAACCAAATTAAGCTTCAGAGATCGTCACTCACTTCTCTTTAGGAATCACAAGTCACTTAAATTCACTGCctttgctgcttcttcttctaaCTCGGTTACTTCTTCATCTAACTCAGCACAAGTAGCTGAAGAAGACCCCGAGTCCACACAGTTATTCGag AAACTGAAAGaagcagaaagaaaaagaattaataaattgGAAGAATTGGACAGAAAGGCAGATATACAATTAGAGAGGAATCTAGTAATGGCTTCAGACTGGAGCAGGGCATTGTTGATGATGCGAGGAAAGTTAAAAGGAACGGAATGGGATCCTGAGAATTCTCATAGGATtgattttagtgattttttgaGACTTGTTAACTCCAATAATGTCCAGTTTATGGAGTACGCAAATTACGGCCAGAATGTTTCAG TGATTCTTCCATACTACAAAGAGGCAAAAAAGGAAGGATCAGAAGGAAATTCAAACAAAGAAATCATTTTCCGGCGCCATGTGGTTGACCGTATGCCAATTGATTGTTGGAATGATGTTTGGCAAAAGTTGCACCAGCAAATAGTCAATGTTGATGTCCATAATGTGAATGCAGTCCCTGCAGAAGTCTACTCCACTGTTGCAACTGCTGTCATATGGGCAATGCGACTTGCTCTTTCTATTGTGTTATATCTCTGGATTGATAATATGACAAGACCTATTTATGCGAAGTTAATACCTTGTGACTTGGGAAAGCCGAGCGAAACAGTTAGGCAGCCACTCAAGCGTCGCGCACTTGGGTCATTAGGCAAGAGTAG GGCAAAGTTTATATCAGCAGAAGAAACCACCGGTGTTACCTTTGATGATTTTGCTGGCCAGGAATATATAAAGAGGGAACTGCAAGAGATTGTACGCATTTTGAAGAATGATGAAGAGTTTCAAGATAAAGGTATCTATTGCCCAAAAGGTGTCCTTCTCCATGGGCCTCCAGGAACTGGTAAAACACTGCTCGCTAAAGCCATTGCTGGTGAAGCAGGACTGCCTTTCTTTGCTGCAAATGGCACAGATTTTGTAGAG ATGTTTGTAGGAGTGGCAGCATCTCGTGTCAAGGATCTTTTTGCTAGTGCCAGATCATTCGCTCCTTCCATCATctttattgatgaaattgatgCCATTGGTAGCAAGCGTGGTGGACCTGATATTGGTGGG GGTGGTGCAGAGAGAGAGCAAGGTCTGCTTCAGATACTGACTGAGATGGATGGATTTAAGGAATTTACATCACAG GTGCTGGTTATAGGAGCAACAAATAGACTTGATATTCTTGATCCTGCTCTCTTGAGAAAAGGACGTTTTGACAAGATTGTGAGAGTTGGTTTGCCATCTAAGGATGGCAGATTGGCAATATTGAAG GTGCATgctagaaataaattttttcagtCAGAAAAGGAAAGGGACACTCTACTGCAGGAAATTGCTGAGCTTACAGAAGATTTTACTGGGGCAGAGCTGCAGAACATACT GAATGAAGCTGGAATTTTGACTGCCAGGAAGGATTTAGACTATATTGGGCGAGAAGAACTTTTAGAGGCCTTGAAGAGG CAAAAAGGCACATTTGAAACAGGACAAGAAGATAGTACTGAAATTCCTGAGGAATTGAAATTAAGATTGGCATACAGAGAAGCAGCTGTTGCTATTCTTGCATGCTACCTTCCGGATCCCTTCCGCCCTTTCACAGAG ACTGATATAAACTCTATCACCAGCCAGCCTAATATGCGTTATGCAGAAACTGCAGGAAGGATTTTTGCAAGGAAATCAGATTATGTGAACTCTATAGTGCGTGCATGTGCTC CTAGAGTGATTGAGGAGGAGATGTTTGGGATAAACAACATGTGTTGGATCTCCGCAAAGGCTACCTTGGAAGCTTCACGCCATGCAGAATTTCTTATTCTCCAAACTGGGATGACAGCATTTGGGAAAGCATTCTACAGGAAACATAATGATCTTGTGCCCAAT CTTGCAGCTAAACTTGAAGCTCTGCGAGATGAATACATGCGATACGCTGTGGACAAATGTTCATCTGTCCTGAGAGAGTATCATTCAGCTGTAGAAACAATTACAG ACATTTTACTTGAGAAGGGACAGATAGAAGCGTCAGAAATTTGGGACATATACAAAAGAGCTCCTCGAATACCTCAA CCCGCTGTAAATCCTGTTGATGAATATGGAGCCCTAATTTATGCTGGACGATGGGGGATCCATGGGATTACCCTTCCTGGGAGGGTTACATTTGCACCTGGAAATGTTGGGTTTGCAACCTTTGGTGCACCCCGCCCTATGGAG ACACAAGTTGTCAGTGATGAAACTTGGAAGCTAATGGATGGTATCTGGGATCAAAGGGTTCAAGAAATAAGATCTGAAGCTTCAATGGAGATTGAAGAAGACAAGGAGAGGCCACAACTTTTGATGGCCAGCCATTTCCTTTGA